The following coding sequences lie in one Psychrilyobacter atlanticus DSM 19335 genomic window:
- a CDS encoding tail fiber protein codes for MAKYTGTVLTNKGKKLLARAILGEVIVFTKVEIGEGILSPGTDKETLTSLVDSFKILSITSSSKLPNGGYRIRISFNNKGFIDDTYLREVGVYARGEDGVEILYSYCNTDTPNLIPNESSGIIESVEDIITYISSAATINAVIDQSNVYATIKDLVEGLATKEDKFNKNDAFNKSFGTITGTVMEGDKRATDLGGEGAFNKNSGFNKNKSDAVNSNDSNTLATSKAAKTAYDRGTSGVTKADAAQNSANSAQTKANQAYTLANEKEPKFSKKTGWNLDISHLINSSSKTLVASALAVKIAYDKALEALGLANTNKNAIQNNTEQIENLTKVVKVSGSDFQKLISIPYPTGFTRNNCKVSFQDMGSVVHFIQGYKVTTDGRNYIVNRLLGTSSDYIAEITFTKQF; via the coding sequence ATGGCTAAATATACAGGAACAGTCCTTACTAATAAAGGGAAAAAGCTATTAGCTAGAGCGATCTTGGGAGAGGTAATAGTTTTTACCAAAGTAGAAATAGGAGAAGGGATCCTTTCTCCAGGAACAGATAAAGAAACTTTAACTTCCCTAGTAGATAGTTTTAAAATTTTAAGTATTACCAGTTCATCCAAACTACCTAATGGAGGATATAGGATAAGGATATCCTTTAATAATAAAGGTTTTATAGATGATACATACCTAAGAGAAGTAGGAGTTTATGCCAGGGGAGAAGATGGAGTAGAGATACTTTATTCTTACTGTAATACAGATACACCTAACTTAATCCCCAATGAATCCAGTGGAATCATAGAATCCGTAGAAGATATTATCACCTATATATCAAGTGCAGCAACTATCAATGCAGTTATAGATCAAAGTAATGTCTATGCTACCATAAAAGACCTTGTAGAAGGTCTCGCAACTAAGGAAGATAAGTTTAATAAGAATGATGCTTTTAATAAATCATTTGGGACTATTACCGGAACAGTAATGGAAGGAGATAAAAGAGCTACCGATCTAGGAGGAGAGGGAGCTTTTAATAAAAACAGCGGATTCAATAAAAATAAGAGTGATGCAGTAAACTCAAATGATTCTAATACTTTGGCTACCAGTAAAGCAGCAAAAACTGCCTATGACAGAGGAACTAGCGGAGTTACTAAAGCGGATGCTGCTCAAAATTCAGCAAATTCAGCACAGACAAAAGCAAACCAGGCTTACACTTTAGCAAATGAAAAAGAACCTAAATTCAGTAAGAAAACAGGTTGGAATTTAGATATATCACATCTAATAAATTCATCCAGTAAAACATTAGTTGCTTCAGCATTAGCGGTTAAAATTGCTTATGATAAAGCCTTAGAAGCTCTTGGGTTAGCTAATACAAACAAGAATGCAATACAAAATAATACAGAACAAATAGAGAATTTAACAAAAGTAGTAAAAGTGAGTGGGAGTGATTTTCAAAAGTTAATTAGTATTCCTTATCCAACAGGATTCACAAGAAATAACTGTAAGGTGTCTTTTCAAGACATGGGTTCAGTTGTACATTTCATACAAGGATATAAGGTTACAACAGATGGAAGGAACTACATAGTTAATAGATTATTAGGAACTTCAAGTGATTATATTGCAGAGATTACTTTTACAAAACAATTCTAA
- a CDS encoding lysozyme: protein MKISKRGIDLLKHFESYEMKAYKCPADVWTIGWGFTRVDGVKVKEDDIMTSEEANLELIKQLRTYENVVKKAIMIKKINQNQYDALVSLCYNIGGSSFRRSDIVKLVNNRNFIGACRIFNLWSKAAKKRSKGLLRRRMAERNLFCSWPDPIVKVVPKNYQETLENYKESEK from the coding sequence ATGAAAATATCTAAACGAGGGATAGACCTTTTAAAGCATTTCGAGAGTTACGAAATGAAGGCATATAAGTGTCCTGCAGACGTTTGGACCATTGGTTGGGGATTTACTCGGGTTGATGGTGTAAAAGTCAAAGAAGACGATATTATGACCTCAGAAGAGGCCAATCTAGAACTAATAAAGCAACTAAGAACTTATGAGAATGTAGTTAAGAAAGCCATTATGATAAAAAAGATAAACCAGAACCAGTATGATGCCTTGGTCTCTCTTTGCTATAACATTGGAGGATCCAGTTTTAGGAGATCCGATATAGTTAAACTGGTCAATAATAGAAATTTTATAGGTGCATGTCGGATCTTTAATCTATGGTCCAAGGCAGCTAAAAAAAGATCCAAAGGATTATTGAGAAGAAGGATGGCAGAAAGGAATTTATTCTGTAGTTGGCCAGACCCAATTGTAAAAGTTGTTCCTAAAAATTACCAGGAAACATTAGAGAACTATAAGGAGAGTGAAAAATGA
- a CDS encoding toxin-antitoxin system YwqK family antitoxin — MNKILLILIISISLTSYGKSINIEQLETRNGIDYEISEETPYTGTAIRYYENGQIEFKSNYKNGLINGEWVFYYENGQIKLKGTCKDGVLNEQRNYYATGKIRDKKNYKDGELNEWIFYYENGKIKRKWNYKDGGKNRESISYYTTGKIKSKWNYKDEEINGESISYYENGKIKSKENYKDGKKNGESISYYETGKIESKGNYKGGEKNGEYILYYRTGKIKSKGNYKDGKRMN; from the coding sequence ATGAATAAAATATTATTAATATTGATAATTAGTATCAGTTTAACGAGTTATGGGAAATCAATTAACATAGAGCAATTAGAAACACGAAACGGTATAGATTATGAGATAAGTGAAGAAACTCCATACACAGGAACAGCTATTAGGTATTACGAAAATGGTCAAATCGAATTTAAATCAAATTATAAAAATGGATTAATAAATGGAGAATGGGTTTTTTATTATGAAAATGGTCAAATTAAATTAAAAGGAACTTGTAAAGATGGGGTACTAAATGAACAACGAAATTATTACGCAACTGGAAAAATCAGAGATAAAAAAAATTATAAAGATGGAGAACTAAATGAATGGATTTTTTATTATGAAAATGGAAAAATTAAAAGAAAATGGAATTATAAAGATGGGGGAAAAAATAGGGAATCGATTTCTTATTACACAACTGGAAAAATCAAATCTAAATGGAATTATAAAGATGAGGAAATAAATGGGGAATCGATTTCTTATTATGAAAATGGAAAAATCAAATCTAAAGAGAATTATAAAGATGGGAAAAAAAATGGGGAATCGATTTCTTATTATGAAACTGGAAAAATCGAATCTAAAGGGAATTATAAAGGTGGAGAAAAAAATGGGGAATATATTTTATATTACAGAACTGGAAAAATCAAATCTAAAGGGAATTATAAAGATGGGAAACGAATGAACTAA
- a CDS encoding TIGR02594 family protein, whose protein sequence is MKYNDLKKLKLSPEIWTLIQKGLNHAGFYNGTYFGKPGPKTEKAYNAYINNDVSEPKWMSVARNEIGVKDYSGSADNPDVLKYLKSVDTLSVSAQRRDETAWCSAFVNWCMEEVGIKGTEKANARSWLKWGKKLEVPKIGCVTILWRGDPKGWQGHVGFFIKETTSHVYLLGGNQSDEVKIKRYPKERILGYRDISQV, encoded by the coding sequence ATGAAATATAATGATTTGAAAAAACTAAAACTTAGTCCAGAAATTTGGACATTAATCCAAAAAGGGTTGAATCATGCTGGATTTTATAACGGAACTTATTTTGGAAAACCTGGTCCTAAAACAGAAAAAGCTTACAATGCTTATATTAATAATGATGTTAGCGAACCAAAATGGATGTCTGTAGCAAGAAACGAAATAGGAGTTAAAGATTATTCTGGCAGTGCTGATAATCCTGATGTTCTTAAATATCTTAAAAGTGTTGATACTCTCAGTGTGAGTGCTCAAAGGAGAGATGAAACTGCTTGGTGTAGTGCTTTTGTTAACTGGTGTATGGAAGAAGTTGGGATAAAGGGAACAGAAAAAGCTAATGCTAGATCTTGGCTTAAATGGGGTAAAAAATTAGAAGTTCCTAAAATAGGTTGTGTTACTATTCTGTGGAGAGGAGACCCTAAAGGATGGCAAGGACATGTTGGATTTTTTATAAAAGAAACTACTTCACATGTATATCTATTAGGCGGAAATCAAAGTGATGAAGTAAAAATTAAAAGATATCCTAAAGAGCGTATTCTAGGATATAGGGATATATCCCAAGTGTAA
- a CDS encoding SGNH/GDSL hydrolase family protein, translated as MKAESIKELKYYKNKNSKALTILAEGDSWFDYPRNMFFLGPDANIIDHLYDKKDLIIYNMASNGDEAVEMLSGENKFKLIKALESYKFDILLFSGGGNDIVGGYDFNFILNEKKDSMKWKDCINLERLEIKIDQIKSSYKFLCEIAKDYPNIKIVSHTYDLCPPSKTGFKPIKFLPTTFGDGWLKVYLTEKKIYNYDDQKNIIDYILKALREILIEIDKKYDNFTVVDTQGTLGDKHWRDELHPNSVGFELISQKIYKALV; from the coding sequence ATGAAAGCAGAAAGTATAAAAGAATTAAAATATTACAAGAATAAAAACTCTAAAGCTTTAACAATTTTGGCAGAAGGCGATTCTTGGTTTGATTATCCTAGAAATATGTTTTTTCTAGGTCCAGATGCTAATATAATCGATCATCTTTATGATAAAAAAGATTTAATCATCTATAATATGGCTAGTAATGGAGATGAAGCTGTCGAGATGCTTTCTGGAGAAAATAAATTTAAATTAATTAAAGCATTAGAAAGCTATAAATTTGATATATTACTTTTTTCTGGTGGCGGAAATGATATTGTAGGAGGTTATGATTTTAATTTTATTTTAAATGAAAAAAAAGACAGTATGAAATGGAAAGATTGCATTAACTTAGAAAGATTAGAAATTAAAATAGATCAAATTAAAAGCTCGTATAAATTTTTATGTGAGATAGCAAAGGATTATCCAAATATAAAAATAGTTTCTCACACTTATGATTTATGTCCTCCAAGTAAAACTGGTTTTAAACCAATAAAATTTTTACCTACCACTTTTGGAGATGGATGGTTAAAAGTTTATTTAACAGAAAAAAAAATTTATAATTATGATGATCAAAAAAATATTATAGATTACATTTTGAAAGCTTTAAGAGAAATTCTAATTGAAATTGATAAAAAATATGATAATTTTACAGTTGTCGACACTCAAGGAACATTAGGTGATAAACATTGGAGAGACGAATTACATCCTAATTCAGTGGGATTTGAATTAATTTCACAAAAAATATATAAAGCTTTGGTTTAG
- a CDS encoding GNAT family N-acetyltransferase translates to MIYELEPMIVEDAKNLHEFFNQIARETNFVTFEEFESPSEKVCKSIIESAKEAPNYAYCIKKDGKIITSLIATTRNGRLRERHKSNFGIAVSKKHWGKGIGSLLIEKVIDESKKNSISKITLKVNEKNTRAIKLYKKYGFEIEGIYKKDRLVNGVMETGISMALFL, encoded by the coding sequence ATGATTTATGAATTAGAACCAATGATTGTTGAAGATGCAAAGAATTTACATGAATTTTTTAACCAAATAGCAAGAGAAACGAACTTTGTAACTTTTGAAGAATTTGAATCTCCAAGTGAAAAAGTGTGTAAATCAATAATAGAATCAGCTAAGGAAGCTCCCAATTATGCTTATTGTATAAAAAAAGATGGGAAAATAATTACTAGTTTAATAGCTACTACTAGAAATGGTAGATTAAGAGAGAGACATAAATCAAATTTTGGTATAGCAGTTTCTAAAAAACACTGGGGAAAAGGTATAGGTTCGTTACTTATAGAAAAAGTAATCGATGAATCTAAAAAAAATTCTATATCTAAGATAACTTTAAAAGTTAATGAAAAAAATACTAGAGCCATAAAGCTATATAAAAAATATGGATTCGAGATAGAAGGTATCTATAAAAAGGACAGACTTGTCAATGGGGTAATGGAAACAGGAATTTCAATGGCACTATTTTTATAA
- a CDS encoding ATP-binding cassette domain-containing protein: MNIIEFKDVAKSHLTQKLYENVNLEINKGDKVAIVGNNGSGKSTLLKLINEDEYPTYGDIVIEEEAQIAYFDQFGETSLDKSVKELLDSPFEHIVKAQVHLEEVSTQFTGEADNDEKVMEEFQKASDLFESLGAYDYIHLQSEFIDVFELGSKLDREFKDLSGGEKQYVRLAIALFKESNLVILDEPLSYFDKKKTAWLANFITKSSKAFLVISHSVDFIRSFSNKFFDVDNFKVTTYEGDYRTYQKDKKIQLKEEKKENREKEFEIEKTRERLQKKEILVQGVGNNRSHAVILRRLERELEKLEKGKNVHSKESEYAYDSSPKEYFTINKDIGDVIASVNNVSKEFPEKILYKDVNFDILKNSKICIVGENGAGKSTLLKMILGEEVPTTGTIDINPKAKFSYIEQETILEDENMKITEYIQDKTGLNQDFIEGAIDSLFNYEEEFRSKKLYMLSGGEKKRLEIFTNILAETHLLVIDEPSTYMDSYSRSTIANMLNEYHGAVVLVTHDKELLRMINFEMFDIRDRLFREKERG, from the coding sequence ATGAATATTATTGAATTTAAAGATGTAGCAAAATCACATTTAACTCAAAAGTTATATGAAAATGTTAATTTAGAGATCAACAAGGGAGACAAGGTTGCTATTGTTGGTAATAATGGAAGCGGAAAATCAACTTTATTAAAATTAATAAATGAAGATGAATATCCAACTTATGGAGATATAGTAATTGAAGAGGAAGCACAAATTGCTTACTTTGATCAATTTGGAGAAACAAGTTTAGATAAATCAGTAAAAGAGTTATTAGACTCACCATTTGAGCATATAGTAAAAGCTCAAGTTCACTTAGAAGAAGTTTCGACTCAGTTTACTGGTGAAGCAGACAATGATGAAAAAGTAATGGAAGAATTTCAAAAAGCTTCAGACCTTTTTGAAAGTTTAGGAGCATATGACTATATTCATTTACAATCTGAATTTATAGATGTATTCGAATTAGGTAGTAAGTTAGATAGAGAATTTAAAGATTTAAGTGGTGGAGAAAAGCAATATGTAAGACTTGCAATAGCTTTATTCAAAGAATCTAACCTTGTAATCTTAGATGAACCATTATCATATTTTGATAAAAAGAAGACTGCTTGGTTAGCTAACTTTATTACTAAAAGTTCTAAAGCATTTTTAGTGATTTCTCATAGTGTTGATTTTATTAGATCATTTTCTAATAAATTCTTTGATGTAGATAATTTTAAAGTAACTACATATGAAGGGGATTATAGAACTTACCAAAAGGACAAAAAGATACAACTAAAGGAAGAAAAGAAAGAAAATAGAGAAAAAGAATTTGAAATAGAAAAAACCCGTGAAAGACTACAGAAAAAGGAAATATTAGTTCAAGGTGTTGGAAATAACCGTTCCCATGCTGTAATCTTAAGAAGGTTAGAAAGAGAATTAGAAAAGTTAGAAAAAGGGAAAAATGTACATTCTAAAGAATCTGAATATGCTTATGACTCTAGTCCTAAAGAATATTTTACAATTAATAAAGATATTGGTGATGTAATAGCTTCAGTTAATAATGTTTCTAAGGAGTTCCCTGAAAAAATATTATATAAAGATGTTAACTTTGATATATTAAAAAACAGTAAAATATGTATCGTAGGAGAAAATGGAGCTGGAAAGTCAACTTTATTAAAGATGATTTTAGGAGAAGAAGTCCCTACTACAGGAACTATTGATATAAACCCTAAGGCAAAATTCTCTTATATAGAGCAAGAAACTATCTTAGAAGATGAAAATATGAAGATTACAGAATATATTCAGGATAAAACTGGTCTAAACCAAGACTTTATTGAAGGAGCTATTGACTCTCTTTTCAATTACGAAGAAGAATTTAGAAGTAAAAAATTGTATATGTTAAGTGGTGGAGAGAAAAAGAGGTTAGAAATATTTACTAACATCTTAGCTGAAACTCACTTACTTGTAATAGATGAACCTTCTACTTATATGGATAGTTACTCTAGGTCTACAATTGCAAATATGTTAAATGAATATCACGGTGCCGTTGTCTTAGTAACTCATGACAAAGAATTATTAAGAATGATTAATTTTGAAATGTTTGATATTAGAGATAGATTATTTAGAGAGAAAGAAAGAGGTTAA
- a CDS encoding toxin-antitoxin system YwqK family antitoxin, with amino-acid sequence MKKIILMMLLLCRVVFGAEWELVKLVDEFGDKTGDVVIITSIENGIFSNTATSNSKLDGFVKVGTNSISFNTYEYGYSRGVKSDMKDITVKMKNLDNEILSIGLSSMYVFDFPRYNSYNAKKIKNFIKKSNGNIKVIIYGKYSKVQKFSFNANGFTKNLKLIKNKKKKVVLQYKDGLAYEKNKGTPYTGEWLGYYENGQVLVEVNFKNGKRDGERVIYDKDGEVEFKTTFKDGKIID; translated from the coding sequence ATGAAAAAAATTATATTAATGATGCTTTTGTTATGTAGAGTCGTATTTGGAGCAGAGTGGGAATTGGTTAAGCTAGTTGATGAATTTGGAGACAAAACTGGAGATGTTGTAATAATAACAAGTATAGAAAATGGAATTTTTTCTAATACCGCAACAAGCAATTCTAAGTTAGATGGATTTGTAAAAGTTGGGACTAACTCTATATCTTTTAATACTTATGAATATGGATATTCTAGAGGAGTTAAATCAGATATGAAAGACATCACCGTTAAGATGAAGAATTTAGACAATGAAATTTTAAGTATAGGATTAAGCTCTATGTATGTTTTTGATTTTCCACGATATAACAGTTATAATGCAAAAAAAATTAAAAATTTTATAAAAAAAAGTAACGGAAACATTAAAGTTATTATCTATGGAAAGTACTCTAAAGTCCAAAAATTTAGTTTTAATGCCAACGGTTTTACAAAAAATTTAAAATTAATTAAAAATAAAAAAAAGAAGGTAGTGTTACAATATAAGGATGGTCTAGCATATGAAAAAAATAAAGGAACTCCATACACAGGAGAATGGCTTGGCTATTATGAAAACGGGCAAGTTTTAGTAGAAGTTAATTTTAAAAATGGGAAACGAGATGGGGAGCGAGTTATATATGATAAAGATGGGGAGGTTGAATTCAAAACAACTTTTAAAGATGGAAAAATAATCGACTAA
- a CDS encoding 5-formyltetrahydrofolate cyclo-ligase has protein sequence MSNYKKSVRKTIISQRDLLKLNDIKEKSNKIINKLYNTSNFIKANTIFIFVSFGSEVDTREAIKYMLSLGKTVCVPKVMGKLDMRAIKISTIEDLAINKMGILEPRCGVEIDSTIIDMVVVPGVAFDKKGYRIGYGGGFYDIFMSKLQGHTSKVGIAFDLQVIEDISYDSFDMKIDSLLTETAHFIF, from the coding sequence ATGAGTAACTATAAAAAAAGTGTTAGAAAAACTATTATCTCCCAAAGAGATCTTCTTAAACTTAATGATATAAAGGAGAAAAGTAATAAAATCATTAACAAGCTCTATAATACTTCAAACTTTATTAAAGCTAACACCATTTTTATTTTTGTTTCTTTTGGAAGTGAAGTAGATACAAGAGAAGCTATTAAATATATGCTATCTTTAGGCAAAACAGTGTGTGTTCCTAAAGTTATGGGGAAATTGGATATGAGAGCTATAAAAATAAGTACAATAGAAGATTTAGCTATTAATAAGATGGGAATACTCGAACCTAGATGTGGAGTAGAGATAGATTCTACAATTATTGATATGGTTGTAGTTCCTGGAGTTGCCTTTGATAAAAAGGGATATCGTATTGGATATGGAGGAGGATTCTATGATATTTTTATGAGTAAATTGCAAGGTCATACTTCTAAGGTAGGCATTGCATTTGATCTACAAGTGATTGAAGATATCTCCTATGATAGTTTTGATATGAAAATTGATAGTCTGCTTACAGAGACAGCTCACTTTATATTTTAA
- the rd gene encoding rubredoxin gives MKKWMCLPCGYIYDPEIGDDNNDIGPGVKFEDLPEDWVCPLCGASKEDFEKTE, from the coding sequence ATGAAAAAATGGATGTGCTTACCTTGTGGTTATATTTATGACCCTGAAATTGGGGATGATAATAATGATATAGGACCAGGTGTGAAGTTTGAAGATTTACCCGAAGACTGGGTGTGTCCTTTATGTGGAGCGTCGAAGGAAGATTTTGAAAAGACAGAATAA
- the hcp gene encoding hydroxylamine reductase codes for MSMFCYQCQETAMNKGCTIRGVCGKTPETAKLQDLLIYMAKGVSAYCNILEGKTELSGDKYKWVINALFTTITNSNFDDEAIMAEIRKGHAYKKELGVKVNELGITIPDKYLQFLQCTYHITSEDDSIDFDEKGISAPNENNPLLDRACNISSKESMIEFGEKVGVLRTENEDIRSLRELITYGLKGMSAYVEHAMNLGSENCKIYSFMTRALAELDNDTLSVDELVALTLETGKYGVEAMALLDGANTSTYGNPEATQVNIGVKNNPGILISGHDLKDLEQLLEQTKGTGVDVYTHSEMLPANSYPAFKKYDNLAGNYGGSWWHQTKEFISFNGPVLFTSNCIVPPRGQASEYIDRIYTTNSAGLTGAKHILKDKDGKKDFSAIIEHAKKCASPIEIETGTVTGGFAHNQILAVADKVVEAVKSGAIKKFFVMGGCDARMQDRKYYTEFAEKLPKDTVILTAGCAKFRYNKLDLGDIGGIPRVLDAGQCNDSYSLAVVAMKLQEVFGLDDINDLPIVFNIGWYEQKAVLVLLALLHLGIKNVHVGPTLPAFLSPNVTNVLVEKFGVGTISDVDSDLAKFL; via the coding sequence ATGTCAATGTTTTGTTACCAGTGCCAGGAAACAGCAATGAATAAAGGTTGTACTATCAGGGGGGTCTGTGGAAAGACTCCGGAAACTGCTAAATTACAAGATTTACTTATCTATATGGCTAAGGGAGTTTCGGCATACTGCAATATATTAGAAGGTAAAACCGAATTATCAGGAGACAAATATAAATGGGTTATTAATGCTTTATTTACGACTATAACTAATTCAAATTTTGATGATGAAGCTATTATGGCTGAAATAAGAAAAGGTCATGCTTATAAAAAAGAATTAGGAGTAAAAGTTAACGAACTAGGAATAACTATTCCTGATAAATATCTTCAATTTTTACAATGTACTTACCATATTACTTCTGAAGACGATAGTATAGATTTTGATGAGAAAGGAATTTCTGCACCAAACGAGAATAACCCACTCTTAGACCGTGCTTGTAATATTTCTTCTAAAGAAAGTATGATTGAATTTGGAGAAAAAGTAGGGGTACTGAGAACTGAGAATGAGGACATCAGGTCATTAAGAGAACTTATTACCTATGGTCTAAAAGGGATGAGTGCTTATGTTGAACACGCTATGAACCTTGGTTCAGAAAATTGCAAAATATATAGTTTTATGACTAGAGCATTGGCTGAATTAGATAATGATACTTTATCTGTAGATGAATTGGTAGCTCTTACTTTAGAAACAGGAAAGTATGGTGTAGAAGCTATGGCACTTCTTGATGGTGCAAATACTAGTACATATGGAAACCCTGAGGCAACTCAAGTAAATATTGGCGTAAAAAATAATCCAGGTATATTAATATCAGGACATGATTTAAAAGATTTGGAGCAGCTGTTAGAACAGACAAAGGGAACAGGAGTAGATGTATATACTCACTCTGAAATGTTACCTGCTAACTCCTATCCTGCATTTAAAAAATACGATAATCTAGCTGGAAACTATGGTGGTTCTTGGTGGCACCAAACTAAAGAATTTATTTCATTTAATGGTCCAGTTTTGTTTACCAGTAACTGTATAGTCCCTCCTAGAGGGCAAGCATCGGAATACATTGATAGAATATACACTACTAATTCAGCCGGATTGACAGGAGCTAAACATATCCTTAAAGATAAAGATGGAAAAAAAGATTTTTCTGCAATTATAGAACATGCTAAAAAATGTGCCTCCCCTATAGAGATAGAAACTGGTACTGTTACAGGTGGTTTTGCTCACAACCAAATACTAGCTGTTGCTGATAAAGTAGTTGAAGCAGTTAAATCTGGTGCAATCAAAAAGTTCTTCGTTATGGGAGGTTGTGACGCTAGAATGCAGGATAGAAAATATTATACTGAGTTTGCTGAAAAGTTACCAAAGGATACTGTAATTCTAACTGCTGGATGTGCTAAATTTAGATATAATAAATTAGATTTAGGAGATATTGGTGGAATTCCAAGAGTCTTAGATGCTGGTCAATGTAATGACTCTTATTCTTTAGCAGTTGTGGCTATGAAACTACAAGAAGTTTTCGGATTAGATGATATAAATGACCTTCCTATTGTATTTAATATTGGGTGGTACGAACAAAAAGCAGTTTTAGTATTATTAGCACTATTACATCTAGGTATAAAAAATGTTCATGTAGGGCCAACTCTTCCTGCATTTTTATCACCAAATGTTACTAATGTTTTAGTTGAAAAATTTGGCGTTGGAACTATCAGCGATGTAGATAGTGATTTAGCTAAATTCTTATAA
- a CDS encoding 4Fe-4S binding protein, with protein sequence MSYRINEDACIDCAACAGVCPVECIVSAE encoded by the coding sequence ATGTCTTATAGAATCAATGAGGATGCATGTATAGATTGTGCTGCCTGTGCAGGAGTATGTCCTGTGGAATGTATAGTTTCGGCAGAATAA
- a CDS encoding DUF1847 domain-containing protein translates to MECALCQNKICLKGIECDKFYGINSKTENIKHYLESDLDTRILNTSSKISKNISRIEEVSSYIDFMGIKVVGIGFCKGLQKEGEILHNYLTNKGVECHSVICGHASIDNEDLNLRKKNKDVFEVSCNPYGQATIMNNLKTELNIALGFCIGHDILFSKYSEVPVTTLVVKDRVHRHCPTIGFMSK, encoded by the coding sequence ATGGAATGTGCATTATGTCAAAATAAAATATGTCTTAAAGGTATAGAGTGTGATAAATTTTATGGAATAAATTCAAAAACAGAAAATATAAAACATTATTTAGAATCTGATTTAGATACTAGAATTTTAAATACAAGTTCTAAAATATCTAAAAATATTTCAAGAATTGAAGAAGTTTCAAGTTATATTGATTTTATGGGGATAAAAGTTGTAGGTATAGGATTTTGTAAGGGTCTTCAAAAAGAAGGAGAAATATTACATAATTATCTTACTAATAAGGGTGTAGAGTGCCATTCAGTTATTTGTGGACATGCTAGTATCGATAATGAAGATTTAAATTTAAGAAAAAAAAATAAAGATGTCTTTGAGGTTAGTTGTAATCCATATGGACAAGCAACTATTATGAATAATTTAAAAACAGAATTAAATATTGCTCTAGGATTTTGTATTGGTCATGATATTCTATTTTCTAAGTATTCAGAAGTACCTGTAACAACTTTAGTTGTTAAAGATAGAGTCCACAGACATTGTCCTACAATTGGTTTTATGAGTAAATAA
- a CDS encoding zinc ribbon-containing protein: MYATGEKPGEGTYICTMCSLEIVIESNSDELPRCPDCSATFYNEVI; the protein is encoded by the coding sequence GTGTACGCAACAGGTGAAAAACCAGGTGAAGGAACTTATATTTGTACTATGTGTTCTCTAGAGATAGTAATAGAGAGTAACAGTGATGAATTACCGAGATGTCCAGACTGTAGTGCTACTTTCTACAATGAAGTGATTTAA
- a CDS encoding methylated-DNA--[protein]-cysteine S-methyltransferase: MRIGGVNLKGRIYLEHDFLGIIEITEETDGISGIHFLDKKKNEEIPSPEVIKCKKELEEYFEKKRTKFTINIDFKGGTEFQRACWKAMYKIPYGKTISYSEEAQSINNPKAVRAVGGANGKNPISIIVPUHRVIGKSGKLTGFASGIWRKEYLLKLENENE; this comes from the coding sequence ATGAGAATTGGAGGTGTTAACTTGAAAGGAAGAATATATTTAGAGCATGATTTTCTCGGTATCATTGAGATCACCGAGGAAACTGATGGAATAAGCGGTATTCATTTTTTAGATAAAAAAAAGAATGAGGAGATACCCAGCCCTGAAGTGATTAAGTGTAAAAAAGAATTAGAAGAATATTTTGAAAAGAAAAGGACTAAATTTACCATAAACATTGATTTTAAAGGCGGTACAGAATTTCAAAGGGCATGCTGGAAAGCTATGTATAAGATCCCCTATGGAAAAACTATCTCTTATTCAGAAGAGGCTCAGTCTATCAATAACCCTAAAGCTGTGAGGGCTGTAGGAGGTGCAAATGGAAAGAATCCAATTTCAATCATAGTTCCCTGACATAGAGTCATAGGTAAGTCGGGTAAACTTACAGGATTTGCATCTGGTATTTGGAGGAAAGAATACCTCCTAAAATTAGAAAATGAAAATGAATAA